DNA from Kitasatospora herbaricolor:
CGCGCGGCGCCACCGGGACCGGCGTCCCGCGCCCGTCGGCCGCCACCGACGATCACTCTCGGGGGGGGGGAATCCGGTGCGCCCGATGGGTGACCTCCTCCTCGTCCGCCACGGCGAAACCGAATGGACCGTCAACCGCCGGCACACCAGCATCACCGATGTGCCACTCACCGCGCGCGGAGAGCAGCAGGCGATGCGACTCGCCATGCCACTGCGGACTCTCGACATCGCGCGCGTTCTGACCAGCCCCCGTACCCGGGCGACGCACACCGCACAGCTGGCAGGCCTGCCGAACCCGCAGATCTGCGACGACCTGTGCGAATGGGACTACGGGGCGTACGAAGGACTGCGTACGGCCGACATCCTCCGACGACGCCCCGAATGGAGCCTCTGGCGCGACGGAGTACCGCCCGGCAACGACCAGCCGGGCGAGGGCCCCGAAGACGTGGGTGCGCGCGCGGACCGCGTGCTGGCCTCCCTGCACAGTGACCTCGACGCAGCTGGGCGCCTTGTCGTCGTGGTCGGCCACGGGCACTTCCTGCGGGTGCTCGCAGCCCGTCGGCTCGGCCTTCCCCCGGCAGCCGGCAGTCTGTTCCGCCTGGACACCGCCACCGTCAGTCGGCTGTCCGTCGAACACGGCAGGCCTGTCGTTGCGCAGTGGAACCAGAGCTACGGTGAGTCGACGGAAGCGGGGCGCGGGGAGACGGATCGGAGGCCCGACACGAAGGTGCCTCGACCACGCGTAGGGACCGACCGAGGGTGATGGTGATCTTCCGTCAGCCCGGAGAGGGTCCGCCCCGCCCGCCTCGGTGCGCGGCGGGTCGGCTCCGGTCGATTGCCGTGCGTACAGCGCGCGGCACCGGCAGTTCCGCCTTGGGCCCCGCCGGCTGCACCGTTCCGCGGCCTCACAAGCCTGGAGACCGCGGGTGGGGGAGTAGGCGGGTGGGGAGCAGGCGGGTGGCCCGTTGGACGGACCGCTGGTGGACGTCACCAAACTGGACCACGGAGAAGCCGTCCGTCAGTCGCGCTGGTCACCGACCTCGGGGCGTACCGGGCCGGCGGACTCCCGCTACGGTCCCGGGAACC
Protein-coding regions in this window:
- a CDS encoding histidine phosphatase family protein; its protein translation is MGDLLLVRHGETEWTVNRRHTSITDVPLTARGEQQAMRLAMPLRTLDIARVLTSPRTRATHTAQLAGLPNPQICDDLCEWDYGAYEGLRTADILRRRPEWSLWRDGVPPGNDQPGEGPEDVGARADRVLASLHSDLDAAGRLVVVVGHGHFLRVLAARRLGLPPAAGSLFRLDTATVSRLSVEHGRPVVAQWNQSYGESTEAGRGETDRRPDTKVPRPRVGTDRG